A window of the Cannabis sativa cultivar Pink pepper isolate KNU-18-1 chromosome X, ASM2916894v1, whole genome shotgun sequence genome harbors these coding sequences:
- the LOC115702553 gene encoding uncharacterized protein LOC115702553: MPKVVAVDEPPLDTPLPPPPDVVDAVVAAWKSMKKVKQVGSSSGDAKRMSGKSINLVKLFNDLNDHFLKASESTHEVSKMLEATRFHYHSSFADNREHIDHSARVMCVITWNRSFSGKFNVEDGQV, from the exons ATGCCGAAGGTTGTAGCGGTGGATGAACCTCCTCTGGATACTCCGCTGCCTCCTCCTCCGGATGTTGTTGACGCTGTTGTTGCTGCTTGGAAGAGTATGAAGAAGGTTAAGCAAGTGGGTTCAAGTTCAGGTGATGCAAAAAGAATGAGTGGTAAAAGTATTAATTTAGTTAAGCTATTTAATGATCTTAATGATCATTTTCTGAAAGCTTCTGAGAGTACCCATGAGGTTTCGAAGATGCTTGAGGCAACCCGATTTCACTATCACTCGAGTTTTGCTGATAATCGAG AGCATATTGACCACTCGGCTAGAGTGATGTGTGTGATTACATGGAATAGGTCATTTAGTGGCAAATTTAATGTTGAAGATGGACAGGTTTAG